Proteins from a single region of Pangasianodon hypophthalmus isolate fPanHyp1 chromosome 7, fPanHyp1.pri, whole genome shotgun sequence:
- the LOC117597652 gene encoding uncharacterized protein LOC117597652 codes for MMILMWITVMLFNKIDSAQINDINQPNPMITAEVGDNVTLHCFRLREENTEPIVWYKQKVGHEPCVMVTVQQEPNYEDEFKPPKFSIEKKKASCHLKIADVEPSDEAMYYCGLRKFIMRFGKGTFLSVKGDGDVKVSVLQSSVMDSVPAGASVTLQCSVLSESRAADLQVLWFRAAPSQSHPQIIYTHHNSSHQCESSSSTHTCVYSFSKNILSLNDTGTYYCAVAVCGKIVFGNGTRIQLEKSLDPVVIILAVALGVCMFVILVHVVSCKGRNCEYCSERSRDSVVKKTPNQSRDAVELNFAASHFNKKRGTRERACDNLYSEVIYSPLS; via the exons ATGATGATACTGATGTGGATTACAGTGatgctttttaataaaattg ATTCTGCACAGATCAATGATATCAATCAGCCGAACCCAATGATCACTGCTGAAGTTGGTGATAACGTGACTCTGCACTGCTTTAGACTGAGAGAGGAAAATACTGAACCCATCGTCTGGTACAAGCAAAAAGTAGGACACGAGCCTTGTGTAATGGTCACAGTTCAACAGGAACCCAATTATGAAGATGAGTTCAAGCCACCAAAATTCAGcatcgagaaaaaaaaagcaagctgcCATTTAAAAATTGCTGACGTGGAGCCATCAGATGAAGCCATGTATTACTGTGGACTTAGAAAATTTATAATGAGGTTTGGAAAAGGAACATTTTTATCAGTGAAAG GTGATGGAGATGTAAAAGTGTCAGTGTTGCAGAGCAGCGTGATGGACTCGGTTCCTGCAGGAGCGTCAGTGACTCTGCAGTGCTCGGTTCTCtctgagagcagagcagcagatcTCCAAGTGCTCTGGTTCAGAGCTGCTCCATCACAATCCCATCCtcaaatcatttacactcatcacaacagcagccatcagtgtgagagcagctcttctacacacacctgtgtgtacagCTTCTCCAAGAACATCCTCAGCCTCAATGATACTGGCACTTACTACTGCGCTGTGGCCGTGTGTGGGAAGATTGTTTTTGGGAACGGGACACGAATACAGTTGG AAAAATCCTTGGATCCAGTAGTGATCATTCTCGCTGTAGCTTTGggagtgtgtatgtttgtgatCCTTGTTCATGTTGTAAGCTGTAAAGGGAGAAACTGTGAATATTGCAGTG AGAGATCTCGAGATTCTGTAGTAAAGAAAACACCGAATCAG AGCCGTGATGCTGTAGAGCTGAATTTTGCTGCCTCACACTTcaataaaaaaagaggaacGAGAGAACGAGCTTGTGATAATTTGTATAGTGAAGTGATTTACTCTCCTCTTTCTTAG